Proteins encoded in a region of the Haloarchaeobius salinus genome:
- a CDS encoding DUF5305 domain-containing protein: MTRGGTRVRALIADNYRALLVVCLVASAVAGVVVADAVQAQSRTVSEQRTLYEPTASVSHGADVVTETPVYDRERLENRPVYFANVSPVISGNVTVGHQGDATLNTTVETAVVIRAVASGGGSDSTSEQDTETTVYWERTFARNTTSETLEGGEQLHVPYAVDATALFDRVDAIQRALDSSAGETQVFLRATVHRRGQVSGRAVDQSDGLRIRFTGDDTAVRVEPSGLDAPPVTATERRTVTEPPNGPVVAVSLVGSVILWLLTFGLVIVGVAARYRDVRIAPTDTELARSQFETEREEFAEWISTGTVPESIRSRTAVEMDSLTGLVDVAIDTDSRVIESNDDGRFYVPDGELCYVYEPPTEPGAHDDVLAVPGGTRGGDDESTFEFPDSEGTVLPEGGIWSEEPDDGSTEADAGAEAPDPTRAGDDDPTATPEEDDD, from the coding sequence GTGACTCGAGGAGGGACGCGTGTCCGAGCACTGATTGCAGACAACTACCGGGCGCTGCTGGTCGTCTGTCTCGTCGCGAGCGCAGTCGCCGGTGTCGTCGTCGCCGACGCGGTACAGGCGCAGTCGAGAACGGTCTCGGAACAGCGGACGCTGTACGAACCGACCGCGTCGGTCAGCCACGGTGCGGACGTCGTCACCGAGACACCCGTCTACGACCGCGAGCGACTCGAGAACCGGCCGGTCTACTTCGCGAACGTCTCGCCGGTCATCTCGGGCAACGTCACCGTCGGACATCAGGGCGACGCGACGCTGAACACGACCGTCGAGACGGCGGTGGTCATCCGAGCGGTCGCCAGTGGCGGTGGGTCGGACAGCACCAGCGAACAGGACACCGAGACGACCGTCTACTGGGAGCGGACGTTCGCGCGGAACACCACCAGCGAGACGCTCGAGGGCGGCGAGCAGCTTCACGTTCCGTACGCCGTCGATGCCACCGCGCTGTTCGACCGCGTGGACGCCATCCAGCGCGCGCTCGACAGCAGCGCCGGCGAGACACAGGTGTTCCTCCGGGCCACGGTCCACAGACGGGGACAGGTGTCCGGGCGGGCCGTCGATCAGTCCGACGGGCTCCGCATCCGCTTCACCGGTGACGACACCGCCGTCCGTGTCGAGCCGTCGGGCCTCGACGCGCCCCCGGTGACCGCCACCGAACGACGGACCGTCACCGAACCGCCGAACGGGCCTGTCGTCGCGGTGTCCCTCGTTGGCTCGGTCATCCTCTGGCTGCTCACGTTCGGTCTCGTGATCGTGGGCGTCGCGGCCCGATACCGCGACGTGCGCATCGCTCCCACCGATACCGAGCTGGCCCGCTCGCAGTTCGAGACCGAGCGCGAGGAGTTCGCGGAGTGGATCTCCACGGGAACGGTCCCCGAGTCGATACGGTCACGGACGGCCGTCGAGATGGACTCGCTCACGGGGCTCGTGGACGTCGCCATCGACACCGACTCCCGCGTCATCGAGTCGAACGACGACGGCCGGTTCTACGTCCCGGACGGCGAGCTCTGCTACGTGTACGAACCACCAACGGAACCCGGCGCGCACGACGACGTGCTCGCGGTTCCCGGGGGGACACGAGGGGGCGACGACGAGAGCACCTTCGAGTTCCCGGATTCAGAGGGAACGGTGCTGCCCGAGGGCGGAATCTGGAGCGAGGAACCGGACGACGGAAGCACCGAAGCCGACGCCGGAGCGGAGGCACCCGACCCGACGCGAGCCGGGGACGACGACCCGACCGCGACCCCGGAGGAGGACGACGACTGA
- a CDS encoding CBS domain-containing protein, with amino-acid sequence MRSFRIGSVFGIPIKLDLTFLLVLPLFAFLIQQQVGPVTDLLNETMGANLPVDPLLAGWMPWVLGFSVAIGLFVGVVLHELGHSVVAMRYGFPIDSITLWIFGGIASLSEMPEDWKQELQIAIAGPVVSIAVGAVSYAAFLAVPEGLPSARFVLGYLAVMNVALALFNMLPGFPMDGGRVLRALLARTRPYAKATQMAAEVGKVFALLLGLFGLLNLQWLLIGIAFFIYIGASSEAQQVVMKAAFEGVTVRDVMTPGPELHTVTPDTSVSELMSRMFSERHTGYPVMDDGGNLVGLVTLEDARDIKPVERDAYTVTEIMTRELHTIDPHADAMEALQTMQSESVGRLLVVRGGDLVGLISRSDLMTAFDVVQETGSVEPSRRAPVRET; translated from the coding sequence ATGCGAAGCTTCAGGATCGGGTCGGTGTTCGGCATCCCCATCAAGCTGGACCTGACGTTCCTGCTGGTGCTGCCGCTCTTTGCGTTCCTCATCCAGCAGCAGGTCGGACCCGTGACGGACCTCCTCAACGAGACGATGGGAGCCAACCTGCCGGTCGATCCGCTGCTGGCCGGCTGGATGCCCTGGGTGCTCGGGTTCTCGGTCGCCATCGGCCTGTTCGTCGGCGTCGTACTGCACGAGCTCGGGCACTCGGTCGTCGCGATGCGGTACGGGTTCCCCATCGACTCCATCACGCTCTGGATCTTCGGCGGCATCGCCTCCCTCTCGGAGATGCCCGAGGACTGGAAGCAAGAGCTCCAGATCGCCATCGCCGGCCCGGTCGTCTCCATCGCCGTCGGGGCCGTCTCCTACGCCGCGTTCCTCGCCGTCCCCGAGGGTCTCCCGTCGGCGCGGTTCGTACTCGGCTACCTCGCCGTGATGAACGTCGCGCTCGCGCTGTTCAACATGCTCCCGGGCTTCCCGATGGACGGCGGTCGGGTCCTGCGCGCGCTGCTCGCTCGCACCCGACCGTACGCGAAGGCGACGCAGATGGCCGCCGAGGTCGGCAAGGTGTTCGCGCTCCTGCTGGGCCTGTTCGGCCTGCTCAACCTTCAGTGGCTGCTCATCGGTATCGCCTTCTTCATCTACATCGGCGCGTCCTCCGAGGCCCAGCAGGTCGTCATGAAGGCCGCCTTCGAGGGCGTGACGGTCCGTGACGTGATGACGCCCGGACCGGAGCTGCACACCGTCACGCCCGACACCAGCGTCTCCGAGCTGATGTCGCGGATGTTCTCCGAGCGCCACACCGGCTACCCGGTGATGGACGACGGTGGGAACCTCGTCGGGCTCGTCACGCTGGAGGACGCACGTGACATCAAACCCGTCGAGCGCGACGCCTACACCGTCACGGAGATTATGACGCGGGAGCTCCACACCATCGATCCACACGCCGACGCGATGGAGGCGCTCCAGACGATGCAGTCCGAGAGCGTCGGGCGTCTGCTCGTCGTCCGTGGTGGCGACCTCGTCGGCCTCATCTCGCGCTCGGACCTCATGACCGCCTTCGACGTGGTCCAGGAGACCGGCTCGGTCGAGCCGAGTCGACGTGCGCCCGTCCGGGAGACGTAG
- a CDS encoding cupin domain-containing protein, with protein MSDPKPVIRRSDDVSYEPVDAADGLSKGVLIDADDGAPNFAIRRFTLDAGAEVPKHTNAVEHEQYVLEGEYVVGIGDEEHVVSAGDSLLIPAGVVHWYRNEGDTQGAFLCAVPNGDDEIQLQE; from the coding sequence ATGTCCGACCCGAAGCCGGTCATCCGCCGCAGCGACGACGTATCCTACGAGCCGGTCGACGCCGCCGACGGGCTGTCGAAGGGCGTGCTCATCGACGCCGACGACGGCGCACCGAACTTCGCCATCCGGCGGTTCACACTCGACGCCGGAGCCGAGGTGCCCAAGCACACGAACGCCGTCGAGCACGAGCAGTACGTGCTGGAAGGTGAGTACGTCGTCGGCATCGGCGACGAGGAGCACGTCGTCTCCGCCGGCGACTCCCTGCTGATTCCTGCGGGCGTCGTCCACTGGTACCGCAACGAGGGCGACACACAGGGCGCGTTCCTCTGTGCGGTGCCCAACGGCGACGACGAGATCCAGCTGCAGGAGTGA